From Actinosynnema mirum DSM 43827, a single genomic window includes:
- the eda gene encoding bifunctional 4-hydroxy-2-oxoglutarate aldolase/2-dehydro-3-deoxy-phosphogluconate aldolase, translated as MTTAAHATAQDLLALSPVVPVVVVDDAEHAVPLAQALLRGGIGVIELTLRTPAALEAIERVAAEVPEIVIGAGTVTAPEHAAAAAKAGAAFLVTPGCTDRVLGAVEDTGLPFLPGAATVSEAMRLAERGLTALKFFPAEAAGGADYLKSIGGPLPGLRFCPTGGITVDTAPRYLALPNVGCVGGSWLAPKDALLSGDYARIESLARAAAALR; from the coding sequence GTGACCACCGCAGCACACGCGACGGCCCAGGATCTGCTGGCGCTGTCCCCCGTCGTCCCGGTCGTCGTCGTGGACGACGCCGAGCACGCCGTGCCGCTGGCGCAGGCGCTGCTGCGCGGGGGGATCGGCGTCATCGAGCTGACCCTGCGCACCCCGGCCGCGCTGGAGGCGATCGAGCGGGTCGCCGCCGAGGTGCCGGAGATCGTGATCGGCGCGGGCACGGTGACCGCGCCGGAGCACGCGGCGGCGGCGGCGAAGGCGGGCGCGGCGTTCCTGGTGACTCCGGGGTGCACGGACCGGGTGCTGGGCGCGGTGGAGGACACGGGCCTGCCGTTCCTGCCGGGCGCGGCGACCGTCTCCGAGGCCATGCGCCTGGCCGAGCGCGGCCTGACCGCCCTCAAGTTCTTCCCGGCCGAGGCGGCGGGTGGCGCGGACTACCTGAAGTCGATCGGCGGCCCCCTGCCGGGCCTGCGCTTCTGCCCGACGGGCGGCATCACGGTGGACACCGCCCCGCGCTACCTGGCCCTGCCGAACGTCGGCTGCGTCGGCGGCTCGTGGCTGGCCCCGAAGGACGCCCTGCTGTCGGGCGACTACGCCCGCATCGAGTCCCTGGCCCGAGCGGCGGCAGCCCTGCGCTGA
- a CDS encoding YqeB family protein, with protein MDTRRTTVVAEPAWQVSLIWVGFPVVGGVGLWLLKLAAKWILSLPFVPFDGPLRLLNVVPEPWGTVGVIAIGAVLGLVVSFIAAHERLSVAVRDDNAVFYRGGKSRTFDRTKISGVFLDGKDLVLLGLHSEELARDKSDLIAENIANAFQSHGYPWLEDGDPHRADYRRWIEGNPELPQGADQIFKARAEALRNLDQEDAAELREELTRMGLAVREDKKKRQFWRHTTPR; from the coding sequence ATGGACACTCGTCGCACCACGGTGGTCGCCGAACCAGCCTGGCAGGTCAGCCTGATCTGGGTCGGTTTCCCGGTAGTGGGCGGGGTCGGGCTCTGGCTGCTCAAGCTGGCCGCGAAGTGGATCCTCTCCCTCCCGTTCGTCCCGTTCGACGGCCCGCTGCGCCTGCTGAACGTCGTCCCCGAACCGTGGGGAACGGTCGGCGTGATCGCGATCGGCGCGGTGCTGGGCCTGGTGGTGTCGTTCATCGCCGCCCACGAACGCCTCTCGGTGGCCGTCCGCGACGACAACGCGGTGTTCTACCGGGGCGGCAAGAGCCGGACCTTCGACCGCACCAAGATCTCCGGCGTCTTCCTGGACGGCAAGGACCTGGTCCTGCTCGGCCTGCACTCGGAGGAGCTCGCCAGGGACAAGTCGGACCTGATCGCGGAGAACATCGCCAACGCCTTCCAGTCCCACGGCTACCCGTGGCTGGAGGACGGCGACCCCCACCGCGCCGACTACCGCCGCTGGATCGAGGGCAACCCGGAACTCCCCCAGGGCGCCGACCAGATCTTCAAGGCCCGAGCCGAGGCCCTCCGCAACCTGGACCAGGAAGACGCGGCCGAACTCCGCGAGGAGCTCACCCGCATGGGCCTGGCAGTCCGCGAGGACAAGAAGAAGCGCCAGTTCTGGCGCCACACCACCCCGCGCTGA
- a CDS encoding ADP-ribosylglycohydrolase family protein, with the protein MPLPEALTSLEGLSVGDAFGAQFFVPGTSPDDLTAGPPPWPWTDDTQMACLVTAELRDRGEIVQDRLAAAFAEHCDPYRGYGPGAITVLRQLRDGVPWREAAASAFGGGSLGNGAAMRVAPVGAFFADDLDAVVEQATRSAEVTHAHPEGVDGAVAVALAAARPDAVFEAVLDLLRPGAIRDAAALARTLLGRSPQEAVHHLGNGSRPTALTSVPLVLWIAATHAHDYRAAIGACVRAGGDVDTTAAMVGGVVRAPIPPEWREAREPLPQDLRNSLLPNHTSGS; encoded by the coding sequence ATGCCCCTCCCCGAAGCCCTCACCTCACTCGAAGGCCTCTCCGTCGGCGACGCCTTCGGCGCCCAGTTCTTCGTCCCCGGCACCTCCCCCGACGACCTCACCGCAGGCCCGCCCCCGTGGCCGTGGACCGACGACACCCAGATGGCCTGCCTGGTCACCGCCGAGCTGCGCGACCGGGGCGAGATCGTCCAGGACCGCCTGGCCGCCGCGTTCGCCGAGCACTGCGACCCGTACCGGGGTTACGGCCCCGGCGCGATCACGGTCCTGCGCCAACTCCGCGACGGCGTCCCCTGGCGCGAGGCCGCGGCCAGCGCGTTCGGCGGCGGTTCGCTCGGCAACGGGGCCGCGATGCGCGTCGCCCCGGTCGGCGCGTTCTTCGCCGACGACCTGGACGCCGTGGTCGAGCAGGCCACCCGCTCCGCCGAGGTCACCCACGCGCACCCCGAGGGCGTCGACGGCGCGGTGGCCGTCGCGCTCGCCGCCGCGCGCCCGGACGCGGTGTTCGAGGCGGTGCTGGACCTGCTGCGGCCCGGTGCGATCCGCGACGCCGCAGCACTGGCCAGGACCCTCCTGGGCCGCTCGCCGCAGGAAGCCGTCCACCACCTCGGCAACGGCTCCCGCCCCACCGCGCTCACCAGCGTCCCGCTCGTCCTGTGGATCGCCGCCACCCACGCGCACGACTACCGCGCCGCGATCGGCGCCTGCGTGCGCGCGGGCGGCGACGTGGACACCACCGCCGCGATGGTGGGCGGCGTCGTCCGCGCGCCGATCCCGCCCGAGTGGCGGGAAGCCCGCGAGCCGCTGCCTCAGGACCTGCGGAACAGCTTGTTGCCCAACCACACCAGCGGGTCGTAG
- a CDS encoding succinate dehydrogenase/fumarate reductase iron-sulfur subunit, with the protein MGYQGHFRVWRGDASGGAMEDFTVEVNEGEVVLDVIHRLQATQAADLAVRWNCKAGKCGSCSAEVNGRPRLLCMTRMSVFAEDETVTVTPMRAFPVIRDLVTDVSFNYAKAREVPAFRPPEDLEPGEYRMAQVDVERSQEFRKCIECFLCQDTCHVVRDHEENKEAFSGPRFLMRVAELEMHPLDTADRVEAARSEHGLGLCNITKCCTEVCPEHIAITDNALIPLKERLADRRYDPLVWLGNKLFRRS; encoded by the coding sequence GTGGGCTACCAGGGGCACTTCCGGGTGTGGCGCGGTGACGCCTCCGGCGGCGCGATGGAGGACTTCACCGTCGAGGTCAACGAGGGCGAGGTCGTGCTCGACGTCATCCACCGGTTGCAGGCCACCCAGGCCGCCGACCTCGCCGTGCGGTGGAACTGCAAGGCGGGCAAGTGCGGCTCGTGCTCGGCCGAGGTCAACGGCAGGCCGAGGCTGCTGTGCATGACCCGCATGTCGGTGTTCGCCGAGGACGAGACCGTCACGGTGACGCCGATGCGGGCGTTCCCGGTGATCAGGGACCTGGTCACGGACGTGTCGTTCAACTACGCCAAGGCGCGCGAGGTGCCCGCGTTCCGGCCGCCCGAGGACCTGGAGCCGGGCGAGTACCGGATGGCGCAGGTGGACGTGGAGCGCTCGCAGGAGTTCCGCAAGTGCATCGAGTGCTTCCTGTGCCAGGACACCTGCCACGTGGTGCGCGACCACGAGGAGAACAAGGAGGCGTTCTCCGGGCCGAGGTTCCTGATGCGGGTCGCCGAGCTGGAGATGCACCCGCTCGACACCGCCGACCGCGTCGAGGCGGCGCGCTCCGAGCACGGCCTCGGGCTGTGCAACATCACCAAGTGCTGCACCGAGGTGTGCCCGGAGCACATCGCCATCACCGACAACGCGCTGATCCCGCTGAAGGAGCGGCTGGCCGACCGGCGCTACGACCCGCTGGTGTGGTTGGGCAACAAGCTGTTCCGCAGGTCCTGA
- the edd gene encoding phosphogluconate dehydratase: MSDLHPVVAEVTARIAARSAASRSAYLERVNAAALEGRPARGDLACSNLAHGFAGITGGDKQALRAVRKPNVAIVSAYNDMLSAHQPMDEYPSWIKEAARGAGGIAQFAGGVPAMCDGVTQGRAGMELSLYSRDVIAMSTAIALSHDMFDSTLLLGVCDKIVPGLLIGALSFGHLPAILVPAGPMESGLPNKEKARVRQLFAEGKATREDLLEAEAASYHSPGTCTFYGTANSNQLVVEVMGLHLPGATFVPPSTPLRKALTEEAARRAVALSRGEEFTPLGHVVDVKSVVNGVIALLATGGSTNHTMHLVAIASAAGVELGWDDFAELSSVVPLLARVYPNGGADINHFQAAGGVQFLVGTLLDAGLLHGDVRTVAGPGLDRYRREPVLVDGELVWRDGPTETLDAAVLRPASDPFSADGGLRMLSGNLGRAVIKVSAVAEEHRVVEAPARVFTSQEAFGTAFKAGELDRDVVVVVRQQGPQANGMPELHKLTPALGVLMDRGFKVALVTDGRMSGASGKIPAAIQVTPEAAVGGPLARVRDGDVLRVDAGACSLDVVVDPVELGARELVDFPPDAQSWTGTGRELFAALRRSVGPADRGASVFGPIAASHFVGLSNQEVSR; encoded by the coding sequence ATGAGCGACCTGCACCCCGTCGTCGCAGAAGTGACGGCCCGCATTGCCGCCCGGAGCGCAGCAAGCCGGTCCGCCTATCTCGAACGAGTGAACGCCGCCGCGCTTGAGGGGCGGCCAGCGCGCGGGGACCTCGCGTGCAGCAACCTGGCCCACGGGTTCGCGGGCATCACCGGGGGCGACAAGCAGGCGTTGCGCGCCGTGCGCAAGCCCAACGTCGCCATCGTGTCGGCCTACAACGACATGCTGTCGGCGCACCAGCCGATGGACGAGTACCCCTCCTGGATCAAGGAGGCGGCGCGCGGGGCGGGCGGCATCGCCCAGTTCGCGGGCGGCGTGCCCGCGATGTGCGACGGCGTCACGCAGGGCCGCGCGGGCATGGAGCTGTCGCTGTACAGCCGCGACGTCATCGCCATGTCCACGGCCATCGCGCTCTCCCACGACATGTTCGACTCGACGCTGCTGCTCGGCGTGTGCGACAAGATCGTGCCCGGCCTGCTGATCGGCGCGCTCTCGTTCGGCCACCTGCCCGCGATCCTGGTGCCCGCGGGGCCCATGGAGTCGGGGCTGCCGAACAAGGAGAAGGCCCGCGTGCGGCAGCTGTTCGCCGAGGGCAAGGCCACCCGCGAGGACCTCCTCGAAGCCGAGGCCGCCTCGTACCACAGCCCTGGGACCTGCACGTTCTACGGCACGGCGAACTCGAACCAGCTCGTCGTGGAGGTCATGGGCCTGCACCTGCCGGGCGCGACGTTCGTGCCGCCGAGCACTCCGCTGCGCAAGGCGCTGACCGAGGAGGCGGCGCGGCGCGCGGTCGCGCTGAGCCGGGGCGAGGAGTTCACCCCGCTCGGGCACGTCGTCGACGTGAAGTCCGTGGTCAACGGCGTGATCGCGCTGCTGGCCACCGGCGGGTCGACCAACCACACCATGCACCTGGTGGCGATCGCGTCGGCGGCGGGCGTCGAGCTGGGCTGGGACGACTTCGCCGAGCTGTCCTCGGTGGTGCCGCTGCTGGCGCGGGTGTACCCCAACGGCGGCGCGGACATCAACCACTTCCAGGCCGCGGGCGGCGTGCAGTTCCTGGTGGGGACGCTGCTGGACGCGGGCCTGCTGCACGGGGACGTGCGCACGGTCGCCGGTCCGGGCCTTGACCGGTACCGCCGCGAGCCGGTGCTCGTGGACGGCGAGCTGGTGTGGCGCGACGGTCCGACCGAGACCCTGGACGCGGCGGTGCTGCGCCCGGCGTCGGACCCGTTCTCGGCGGACGGCGGGCTGCGGATGCTGTCCGGCAACCTGGGCCGCGCGGTGATCAAGGTGTCGGCGGTGGCCGAGGAGCACCGGGTCGTGGAGGCGCCCGCGCGGGTGTTCACCTCGCAGGAGGCGTTCGGGACCGCGTTCAAGGCGGGCGAGCTGGACCGCGACGTGGTCGTGGTGGTGCGGCAGCAGGGTCCGCAGGCGAACGGGATGCCGGAGCTGCACAAGCTGACGCCCGCGCTGGGCGTGCTCATGGACCGGGGGTTCAAGGTCGCGCTGGTGACCGACGGCCGCATGTCGGGCGCGTCGGGCAAGATCCCGGCCGCGATCCAGGTGACGCCGGAGGCCGCGGTGGGCGGTCCGCTGGCGCGGGTGCGCGACGGCGACGTGCTGCGGGTGGACGCCGGGGCGTGCTCGTTGGACGTGGTGGTGGACCCGGTTGAACTGGGCGCGCGCGAACTGGTGGACTTCCCCCCGGACGCGCAGTCCTGGACCGGCACGGGTCGCGAGCTGTTCGCGGCGCTGCGCCGGTCGGTCGGTCCCGCCGACCGGGGAGCCAGCGTGTTCGGCCCGATCGCCGCCTCGCACTTCGTGGGGCTGAGTAACCAGGAGGTGAGCCGGTGA
- a CDS encoding fumarate reductase/succinate dehydrogenase flavoprotein subunit — translation MPELERHTFDVLVIGAGGAGLRAAIEARQRGARTAVLCKSLFGKAHTVMAEGGIAAAMGNANPNDNWQVHFRDTMRGGKFLNNWRMAELHAKEAPQRVWELETYGALFDRTKDGRISQRNFGGHEYPRLAHVGDRTGLELIRSLQQKVVSLQQEDFAETGDHESRLKVFQEFTVTDLPLDGGRVAGAFGYWRESGRFTLFEAPAVVLATGGIGKSFKVTSNSWEYTGDGHALALRAGAELVNMEFVQFHPTGMVWPPSVKGILVTESVRGDGGVLRNSDGERFMFGYVPEVFKDKYAEDEAEGDRWYTDPDHNRRPPELLPRDEVARAINSEVKAGRGTEHGGVFLDVSSRLPAEEIRRRLPSMHHQFKELADVDITAQPMEVGPTCHYVMGGVLVDPDTGASSVPGLYAAGEVSGGMHGSNRLGGNSLSDLLVFGKRAGEGAADYAAGLTTRPRCGDEAIARAQEVALAPFAGEGGENPYALHVELQQAMNDLVGIIRRAGEMESALERLDGLKRRAAALTVEGHRQFNPGWHLALDLRNMLLVSECVARAALLRTESRGGHTRDDHPRMDADWRRKVLLCSASGDGVAVAELAQEPIRADLLALFERAELEKYLTAEELEG, via the coding sequence TTGCCCGAGCTGGAGAGGCACACCTTCGACGTGCTCGTGATCGGCGCGGGGGGCGCGGGACTGCGCGCCGCGATCGAGGCGAGGCAGCGCGGGGCCCGGACCGCCGTGCTGTGCAAGTCCCTGTTCGGCAAGGCGCACACCGTCATGGCCGAGGGCGGCATCGCCGCGGCCATGGGCAACGCCAACCCGAACGACAACTGGCAGGTGCACTTCCGCGACACCATGCGCGGCGGCAAGTTCCTCAACAACTGGCGCATGGCCGAGCTGCACGCCAAGGAGGCGCCGCAGCGGGTGTGGGAGCTGGAGACCTACGGCGCGCTGTTCGACCGCACCAAGGACGGCCGGATCAGCCAGCGCAACTTCGGCGGCCACGAGTACCCGCGTCTCGCGCACGTCGGCGACCGCACCGGCCTCGAACTGATCCGCAGCCTCCAGCAGAAGGTCGTCTCGCTCCAGCAGGAGGACTTCGCCGAGACCGGCGACCACGAGTCGCGGCTGAAGGTGTTCCAGGAGTTCACCGTCACCGACCTGCCGCTGGACGGCGGCCGGGTCGCGGGCGCGTTCGGCTACTGGCGCGAGAGCGGCCGGTTCACCCTGTTCGAGGCGCCCGCCGTGGTGCTGGCGACCGGCGGCATCGGCAAGTCGTTCAAGGTCACCTCGAACTCGTGGGAGTACACCGGCGACGGGCACGCGCTGGCCCTGCGCGCGGGCGCCGAGCTGGTCAACATGGAGTTCGTCCAGTTCCACCCCACCGGCATGGTCTGGCCGCCCAGCGTCAAGGGCATCCTGGTCACCGAGTCGGTGCGCGGCGACGGCGGCGTCCTGCGCAACTCCGACGGCGAGCGGTTCATGTTCGGCTACGTGCCCGAGGTGTTCAAGGACAAGTACGCCGAGGACGAGGCCGAGGGCGACCGCTGGTACACCGACCCCGACCACAACCGCCGCCCGCCCGAGCTGCTGCCCCGCGACGAGGTGGCGCGCGCGATCAACTCCGAGGTCAAGGCCGGTCGCGGCACCGAGCACGGCGGGGTGTTCCTGGACGTGTCGTCGCGGCTGCCCGCCGAGGAGATCCGGCGGCGGCTGCCGTCGATGCACCATCAGTTCAAGGAGCTGGCCGACGTCGACATCACCGCCCAGCCCATGGAGGTCGGCCCGACCTGCCACTACGTGATGGGCGGCGTGCTGGTCGACCCGGACACCGGCGCGTCGTCGGTGCCCGGCCTGTACGCGGCGGGCGAGGTGTCCGGCGGGATGCACGGCTCCAACCGGCTCGGCGGCAACTCGCTGTCGGACCTGCTGGTGTTCGGCAAGCGCGCGGGCGAGGGCGCCGCCGACTACGCGGCCGGGCTCACCACGCGGCCCAGGTGCGGCGACGAGGCGATCGCGCGGGCCCAGGAGGTCGCGCTGGCCCCGTTCGCGGGCGAGGGCGGGGAGAACCCGTACGCGCTGCACGTCGAGCTCCAGCAGGCCATGAACGACCTGGTCGGCATCATCCGCCGGGCCGGGGAGATGGAGAGCGCGCTGGAGCGGCTGGACGGGCTCAAGCGCCGCGCCGCCGCCCTCACCGTCGAGGGGCACCGGCAGTTCAACCCCGGCTGGCACCTCGCGCTGGACCTGCGGAACATGCTGCTGGTCAGCGAGTGCGTCGCCCGCGCCGCGCTGCTGCGCACCGAGAGCCGGGGCGGCCACACCCGCGACGACCACCCGCGCATGGACGCCGACTGGCGGCGCAAGGTGCTGCTGTGCAGCGCCTCCGGCGACGGCGTGGCCGTGGCCGAGCTGGCCCAGGAGCCGATCCGGGCCGACCTGCTGGCGCTGTTCGAGCGCGCCGAGCTGGAGAAGTACCTGACCGCCGAGGAGCTGGAGGGCTGA